Proteins encoded in a region of the Pseudothermotoga elfii DSM 9442 = NBRC 107921 genome:
- a CDS encoding tetratricopeptide repeat protein: protein MNDAVERVVRDLIKENMLSRARAVLSLFQDDYPHLLLELEAASGNWKTVLKVYENLSEERKDEYSTLYKTAHERVKTDYSQDVKEAFEEANKNNFEGAMAILESVSKTYPELVEAVALKLELARRKGDKARAKIFENVLKKLDASHPLLIAKSGGASNFVKMDLIVLIAILFTLAISLAGIFQSMAQSSKIDVVESEMQELRTHVKELDLSLRRINESFSNFEISTLSEKVEQTSNELSQSIDKILLAIESIKEGESQELGSLKEEIIKLLGEARSKPISLELSENLSIDLVRSLWLFGYQLYRSGYYQDAYNVLENVSNILKDTSIYFKDDAFYFMALSSYEVGNIVMASQLFSKFITLYPDSEYVPHAKYFLERMSGAGK, encoded by the coding sequence GTGAACGATGCAGTCGAGAGGGTGGTAAGGGATTTGATAAAAGAAAATATGCTCTCGAGGGCAAGGGCTGTTTTAAGTTTGTTTCAGGACGATTATCCTCATTTGTTGCTTGAGTTAGAGGCTGCTTCTGGAAATTGGAAGACAGTGCTGAAGGTGTACGAAAATTTGTCGGAGGAAAGAAAAGATGAATACAGCACTCTTTACAAAACGGCTCACGAAAGAGTCAAAACAGATTATTCCCAGGATGTTAAGGAAGCTTTTGAAGAGGCCAACAAGAACAATTTTGAAGGGGCTATGGCTATTTTAGAGTCTGTTTCAAAAACGTATCCGGAATTAGTCGAAGCTGTAGCTTTAAAACTTGAACTCGCGAGGAGGAAAGGTGACAAAGCCAGGGCAAAAATCTTTGAAAATGTTCTAAAAAAACTTGATGCTTCTCATCCTTTGCTTATTGCGAAATCTGGCGGGGCTTCTAATTTTGTAAAAATGGATCTGATTGTATTGATAGCGATACTCTTCACATTGGCAATTTCTCTCGCTGGTATATTCCAAAGCATGGCTCAATCTAGCAAAATTGATGTTGTTGAATCTGAAATGCAAGAACTTAGAACACACGTGAAAGAACTCGATTTGTCTCTCAGGAGAATCAACGAGTCATTTTCAAATTTTGAGATTTCCACACTGAGTGAAAAAGTGGAGCAGACATCTAACGAGCTGTCGCAGTCTATCGATAAAATTCTACTGGCAATTGAATCAATAAAAGAAGGCGAGTCGCAGGAACTGGGATCTTTGAAGGAAGAAATAATAAAGCTTTTGGGTGAAGCAAGGTCAAAACCGATTTCTCTGGAATTGTCTGAGAATTTAAGTATTGATTTGGTAAGATCACTCTGGCTGTTTGGTTACCAGCTGTATAGGTCTGGTTATTATCAAGATGCGTACAATGTTTTGGAGAATGTGTCTAATATTTTGAAAGACACCAGCATATATTTTAAAGATGATGCTTTTTATTTCATGGCATTGAGTAGTTACGAGGTGGGCAATATAGTAATGGCAAGCCAATTGTTCAGCAAATTTATTACCTTGTATCCTGATAGTGAATATGTGCCCCATGCAAAATATTTTCTTGAAAGGATGTCAGGAGCTGGGAAATGA
- a CDS encoding NAD(P)H-dependent glycerol-3-phosphate dehydrogenase — protein sequence MKFSILGAGSWGTAFAKLLVENGHEVLIWARREELADKINKYHANDDYLPNVRLPETLIASSDISSAVHFSDNLVIAVPTKYVDETMAKIERKPAVIVNLSKGIDEKLRTISSIVKSRWRDADYLVLSGPCHAVEVAKRLPTSVVIAGPNSITEAFQQAFSNDYFRVYVNDDVLGVEISGAVKNVIAIAAGILDGLGQWHNAKAALITRGLQEIARFGLSLGARSPLTFMGLAGMGDLIVTCTSPYSRNRYVGEMIGKGMALKDILSQMKMVAEGVYTVGPLLRMADSLHIDMPICRQVYDVLFRKKDPYQAISELMSRPLKMEIDLTQIGPESDL from the coding sequence TTGAAGTTTTCCATTCTTGGTGCTGGAAGTTGGGGAACAGCTTTTGCAAAGCTTTTGGTTGAGAACGGTCACGAAGTTTTAATTTGGGCAAGAAGAGAAGAATTGGCAGACAAGATAAACAAATATCATGCAAACGACGATTATTTACCGAACGTGAGACTTCCAGAGACTCTAATTGCTTCATCTGATATTTCCAGTGCGGTTCATTTTTCAGATAATCTGGTAATAGCTGTGCCAACCAAATACGTTGATGAAACTATGGCAAAAATTGAGAGAAAACCGGCAGTTATTGTGAATCTCTCAAAAGGTATCGACGAGAAATTGAGAACAATAAGTTCTATCGTTAAATCGCGATGGAGAGACGCTGATTATTTAGTTCTTTCTGGCCCGTGCCATGCTGTGGAAGTTGCAAAGAGATTGCCCACCAGCGTTGTTATCGCTGGTCCAAACAGCATTACCGAAGCATTTCAACAGGCCTTCAGCAATGATTATTTCAGAGTTTATGTAAATGATGATGTTCTTGGCGTCGAAATATCTGGAGCGGTTAAAAACGTAATAGCCATAGCAGCAGGAATATTAGATGGTCTTGGTCAATGGCACAATGCAAAAGCGGCTTTGATAACGCGAGGTTTACAGGAAATAGCAAGATTTGGATTATCCCTCGGCGCAAGGAGCCCCCTTACTTTTATGGGGCTTGCCGGCATGGGTGATTTGATTGTTACCTGTACAAGCCCTTATAGCAGGAACAGATATGTAGGAGAAATGATAGGTAAAGGTATGGCACTAAAAGATATTCTTTCTCAGATGAAAATGGTTGCTGAGGGTGTCTATACGGTAGGGCCTTTATTGAGAATGGCTGATTCTTTACACATAGATATGCCCATATGCAGGCAGGTTTATGACGTACTTTTTAGAAAAAAAGATCCCTATCAGGCTATATCTGAATTGATGAGCAGACCACTGAAGATGGAAATAGATCTTACACAGATTGGTCCAGAATCTGACCTGTGA
- a CDS encoding lytic transglycosylase domain-containing protein, which yields MKLICLTLFLIIIVLFYWQFPVKYYSVVRENSKPLDPLLIMALIKVESNFRENAISPAGAIGLMQVMPRTADWMKEKFNLIDSNVNHPVDNIVLGTTYLKYLMQLYDENIDLALMAYNVGPSQLETRKTLAEKYLYRIKLYYKIYKVLYFWMG from the coding sequence GTGAAACTGATCTGCCTGACTTTGTTTTTGATAATTATTGTGCTTTTCTATTGGCAATTTCCCGTGAAGTATTATTCAGTTGTCAGAGAGAACAGCAAACCTTTGGACCCTCTTTTAATAATGGCTTTGATCAAAGTTGAGAGCAATTTCAGGGAGAACGCAATTTCTCCGGCAGGTGCAATAGGTTTGATGCAAGTCATGCCCAGGACGGCTGACTGGATGAAGGAAAAGTTCAATTTGATTGATAGCAATGTCAATCATCCTGTTGACAATATTGTCTTAGGTACAACTTATTTGAAATATTTAATGCAGCTGTATGATGAAAATATAGATCTTGCACTGATGGCTTACAACGTTGGACCATCACAGCTGGAAACCCGTAAAACGTTGGCGGAGAAGTATTTGTATAGAATAAAATTGTATTATAAAATCTATAAAGTACTTTATTTCTGGATGGGGTGA
- a CDS encoding lysylphosphatidylglycerol synthase transmembrane domain-containing protein, producing MHKLKNTLSKSLIILVISFIIVIFIAGFTDLSSTVRALKRVSIGWLTIGGFLMICDWFLETITVKIFAISYKTKISMTYLFKSTLIGSFFSAITPFSTGGQPAQIAFMNKRGVEYGEATALYVSRFIVYQLVATGMGIFGVYAAYDILQKNITRFAWFAFAGFALNGAVLMFLLIFSINRNLAIWLVKTLIKPLAFLRLIKHQQAVVEKTIAQTELFNKYMLRSMGSPFLLIFSIFTTLCQMTARVSITYFVARSVGVNCSYLETVLFQLVLFLVISLMPTPGAMGVSESGYVLFFKFLFGPETVATLLLWRFLTYYVNIIIGGLITAHEMRNMSKFYVK from the coding sequence GTGCACAAGTTGAAGAACACATTATCAAAATCCCTTATTATACTTGTTATCAGCTTTATTATAGTAATATTCATCGCAGGTTTCACGGATCTATCCTCAACTGTGAGGGCTTTGAAGAGAGTATCTATAGGGTGGTTAACGATCGGTGGGTTTTTAATGATATGCGATTGGTTTCTGGAAACGATAACAGTTAAGATTTTTGCTATCTCTTATAAGACAAAAATAAGTATGACTTATCTATTTAAATCTACACTCATTGGCAGCTTCTTCTCAGCAATTACACCTTTTTCCACAGGGGGACAGCCTGCCCAGATAGCCTTTATGAACAAAAGAGGTGTTGAGTACGGAGAAGCTACCGCCCTGTATGTTTCAAGATTTATAGTTTATCAACTGGTAGCAACCGGTATGGGAATTTTTGGTGTTTATGCTGCATATGACATTCTCCAAAAAAACATAACCAGATTTGCCTGGTTTGCATTCGCTGGTTTTGCCCTAAATGGAGCTGTGTTGATGTTTTTATTGATTTTTTCCATCAATAGAAACCTTGCTATATGGCTCGTTAAGACATTGATAAAACCCCTGGCTTTTTTAAGATTAATAAAACATCAACAAGCAGTTGTTGAGAAAACAATAGCACAAACAGAGCTTTTCAACAAATACATGCTCAGATCTATGGGCAGTCCTTTTCTCCTTATCTTCTCTATTTTTACAACGCTGTGTCAGATGACAGCAAGAGTTTCTATAACTTATTTTGTTGCCCGGTCTGTAGGTGTCAATTGTTCGTATTTAGAAACAGTTTTGTTTCAGCTTGTGCTATTTCTGGTGATCTCACTGATGCCAACACCTGGTGCAATGGGCGTTTCAGAAAGTGGATATGTTCTGTTTTTCAAATTTCTTTTTGGCCCTGAAACTGTCGCTACATTGTTACTGTGGAGATTTTTAACGTATTACGTGAATATAATAATTGGAGGTTTGATTACGGCTCATGAAATGAGGAATATGAGCAAGTTTTATGTAAAGTGA
- a CDS encoding prepilin peptidase: protein MWHFLSFVFGVIIGSFLNAVIYRLPRENLSLVKPAYSICPLCGKKIRWYDNIPLISYILLGGRCRNCGGRISLRYPAVELCNGVGYLVNFIFCSNFLEFIALSIILSSVIVLSLIDLQFMLIPDITLLLIGAGSFVLWIVRGAELLNLVAVGLVTVLLIVLSLLYKGGMGSGDILLMAAMSLSLGITGSLYSLVFASLSGIIYALIRDKGKLIAKKRIPFGTFLAPTGYIILVIQKFLSV from the coding sequence TTGTGGCATTTCCTGAGTTTTGTGTTTGGGGTCATTATTGGAAGTTTCCTGAACGCAGTAATTTACAGATTGCCGCGTGAAAATTTGAGTTTGGTGAAACCTGCCTATTCCATATGCCCTTTATGTGGTAAAAAAATTCGATGGTACGACAACATTCCTTTAATAAGTTATATCTTACTTGGCGGAAGATGCAGAAATTGTGGCGGAAGGATAAGTTTGAGATATCCTGCAGTCGAGCTTTGCAATGGCGTTGGTTATCTTGTCAATTTTATTTTCTGTTCTAATTTCTTGGAATTTATTGCTCTTTCAATAATTTTATCGTCTGTAATAGTTCTATCGCTTATCGATTTGCAATTTATGTTAATCCCAGATATAACTCTTTTATTAATAGGTGCTGGTAGTTTCGTTTTATGGATTGTAAGAGGTGCTGAATTATTGAATCTGGTAGCTGTTGGTCTTGTAACAGTTCTTTTGATAGTTCTGAGCCTTTTGTATAAAGGTGGAATGGGAAGCGGTGATATCTTATTGATGGCTGCGATGAGCCTGTCACTTGGAATAACTGGTTCACTCTACAGCCTGGTCTTTGCCTCTTTATCTGGCATAATATATGCTCTAATAAGAGATAAAGGAAAACTTATCGCAAAAAAGAGAATCCCTTTTGGAACGTTCCTGGCTCCGACTGGATATATAATTCTTGTGATTCAAAAATTTCTGTCAGTGTAA
- a CDS encoding tetratricopeptide repeat protein, whose protein sequence is MERVIILEIQQKQIEITTDTPFVIMLRDLMYEGDWEFMKQDFVNKEWIAKEIENCEYIENNVTLLNEVVYDPVCFEELVEWLEKKKISPRNFIHATMNGLYDLALDYADKDLHEVSFKVIKYILEIDKNYAPAYELLGSLMLERGDFEQGIRYLDKAIEIDPWLVEAYSSLGEAYYNLGEYARAASYWEKEIEYAPDNKFTYFMLAEAYRKMGAHSRVCEVLERFLKIDSNSVLGMFELSEAYKKVGKLDKATEMEQRILKTRPVYMSDVEVWSRIQLKHGNYATVEEVVTQMLGDSKTKTHLKLLLFLAYLKQGKKDQAKQIIQEMKDQNIWYLYGKKELFSEFLTEEEMRSCGIS, encoded by the coding sequence GTGGAAAGGGTGATTATCTTGGAAATACAGCAAAAGCAGATTGAGATTACAACTGACACACCTTTTGTAATTATGCTCAGGGATTTAATGTACGAAGGAGACTGGGAATTCATGAAACAGGATTTTGTTAATAAGGAGTGGATTGCGAAGGAGATCGAGAATTGTGAATATATCGAAAATAATGTAACTTTGCTGAATGAAGTGGTTTATGACCCGGTTTGTTTCGAAGAACTGGTTGAATGGCTTGAAAAAAAGAAAATATCTCCGAGAAATTTTATTCATGCAACTATGAACGGTTTGTATGATCTTGCGCTTGATTATGCGGATAAGGATCTTCATGAAGTATCATTCAAGGTTATAAAGTATATTCTTGAGATAGATAAAAATTACGCACCAGCTTATGAACTTCTTGGATCTTTGATGCTCGAAAGAGGCGATTTTGAGCAGGGAATAAGATATCTTGACAAAGCTATAGAGATTGATCCGTGGCTTGTAGAGGCTTATTCTTCTCTCGGCGAGGCTTACTACAACCTTGGTGAATATGCGAGAGCAGCTTCTTACTGGGAAAAAGAGATAGAGTATGCACCGGATAACAAATTCACTTATTTCATGCTCGCTGAAGCATACAGAAAGATGGGTGCACATAGCAGAGTGTGCGAGGTACTGGAAAGATTTTTGAAGATAGATTCAAACAGCGTTCTTGGTATGTTTGAGCTCTCAGAAGCTTATAAAAAAGTTGGGAAGTTAGATAAAGCAACCGAGATGGAGCAGAGAATTTTAAAGACCAGGCCAGTTTACATGAGTGATGTGGAAGTCTGGAGCAGAATTCAGTTAAAACATGGGAATTATGCGACAGTTGAAGAAGTTGTTACACAGATGCTTGGTGATTCAAAAACAAAAACACATTTAAAATTGCTGCTGTTCCTGGCGTATTTAAAACAGGGGAAAAAAGATCAGGCAAAGCAGATTATTCAGGAAATGAAAGACCAGAACATATGGTATTTGTATGGGAAAAAAGAGCTGTTTTCTGAGTTTCTGACCGAGGAGGAGATGCGCTCTTGTGGCATTTCCTGA
- the trmB gene encoding tRNA (guanosine(46)-N7)-methyltransferase TrmB, which produces MSEFLRYDLDLRHYAAPIDWKKIFGNNKELAVEIGFGNGEFLVSMAKEKSWCNFIGFETSLISLVKIQKKLYSESIENVKVSRIDGKFALREFFSDNSVWEVYINFPCPWPKKSHQGKRFTDQGFTETLAAVLKADGNFQLISDVKWYVEHMKAFLLKTGCFEIIEFGKSDKTIVGTRYEKKWISQGKDIYILRAKKINHITVERWTWGGFEMPHVHIENVNREKILGLKDTIFKHLKGVFVVKSVYYSQDEYLLRIVSNEGGFQQRYFISVEKVHDRWLVKLDTDASAYRTPVVKFSVRKIAEVIGF; this is translated from the coding sequence ATGAGCGAATTTTTGAGATATGATTTGGATCTTCGTCATTACGCAGCACCGATAGATTGGAAAAAGATCTTTGGCAACAATAAGGAACTCGCTGTGGAAATAGGTTTTGGCAATGGCGAGTTCCTTGTTTCTATGGCAAAAGAGAAGAGCTGGTGCAATTTTATTGGATTTGAAACGTCCCTTATTTCGCTCGTAAAGATACAAAAAAAGCTGTATTCTGAATCGATAGAGAATGTGAAAGTATCACGCATAGATGGAAAATTTGCCCTGAGAGAATTTTTTTCCGACAACAGCGTTTGGGAAGTATACATCAATTTTCCATGTCCCTGGCCAAAGAAGTCTCATCAAGGGAAAAGGTTCACAGATCAAGGATTTACAGAAACACTCGCGGCCGTTTTGAAAGCGGATGGTAATTTTCAGTTGATCAGCGATGTTAAATGGTATGTGGAACACATGAAGGCATTTCTTTTGAAAACAGGATGTTTTGAAATTATCGAATTTGGCAAAAGTGATAAAACGATTGTGGGTACGAGGTATGAAAAAAAGTGGATTTCTCAGGGTAAGGATATCTACATTTTGCGGGCTAAGAAAATCAATCACATTACTGTTGAGAGATGGACCTGGGGAGGTTTTGAGATGCCTCATGTTCATATAGAGAATGTGAATAGAGAAAAAATTCTTGGATTAAAGGATACCATTTTCAAGCATTTAAAAGGGGTTTTTGTGGTTAAATCAGTGTATTACTCACAGGACGAATACCTGCTTAGAATTGTTTCAAATGAAGGAGGTTTTCAGCAGAGATATTTTATCAGTGTAGAGAAAGTTCATGATAGATGGCTCGTTAAACTCGATACAGATGCATCTGCATACCGAACACCCGTTGTAAAATTTTCGGTGCGCAAAATAGCAGAGGTGATAGGATTTTGA
- a CDS encoding NAD(P)H-hydrate dehydratase codes for MTSQQMKEIDRLAAEQFFIPSSILMERAGLSVVLSIEQVFKNLSDLSFLVLCGPGNNGGDGFVAARDLLDYTDYVTIVFAGDEKKLSVEAGENFKRLKSVGGDIRVLGVDVTLDDVADIMKKCDIVIDALLGIGIKGEVRGQIAELIKLINLYSNYVVSIDIPSGLDSDTGKILGIAVKADLTVTFGLPKPCHLLYPGRELCGQLKVASIGIPRVLRESKQFTRQIITKQLVSRLIPERFPDSHKGSYGKLLVIAGSAEYPGAAVLTSLSALRVGCGYVHLLTCSPANEVAIQREPGLVATVVDKKHFCEQDVAIALELSNNADAVVIGPGITCNDGVRKFLSEFLENLKVPVVIDADGLNCLARDLNILEKIQVPAVLTPHPAEFARLTGEDLSDVKYNYLLTEEFSKKYNLVVVLKSATTIISTPNETFFNLTGNTSLSKAGSGDILAGMIGGFAAQGLNQKDASICSVYLHGLASEHYRHREGSMLVSELLDLIPVAMEEV; via the coding sequence GTGACGTCACAGCAGATGAAAGAGATTGATAGATTAGCTGCTGAGCAATTTTTTATTCCTTCTTCTATTCTCATGGAGCGAGCAGGTCTTTCAGTTGTGCTCTCAATAGAACAGGTTTTCAAAAATTTGTCAGATCTGTCGTTTCTTGTTTTGTGCGGACCTGGAAATAATGGCGGAGACGGCTTTGTTGCAGCAAGAGATTTGCTTGACTATACAGATTATGTGACGATCGTTTTTGCAGGTGATGAGAAAAAATTGTCTGTCGAGGCTGGAGAAAATTTCAAAAGGTTGAAAAGTGTTGGTGGAGATATCAGGGTACTTGGAGTTGATGTAACACTCGATGATGTTGCTGATATCATGAAAAAGTGTGATATTGTGATTGATGCACTTCTTGGGATAGGTATTAAAGGTGAGGTCCGCGGTCAGATAGCAGAATTGATCAAGTTGATTAACTTATATTCAAATTACGTAGTTTCTATAGATATTCCGTCCGGATTGGATTCGGATACAGGTAAAATACTGGGAATAGCTGTAAAAGCTGATTTAACTGTGACTTTTGGTTTACCAAAACCATGTCATCTTTTGTATCCTGGCAGAGAACTTTGTGGACAGCTCAAGGTGGCAAGCATAGGTATACCGAGAGTGCTAAGAGAATCAAAACAGTTTACAAGGCAAATAATAACCAAGCAGCTTGTTTCCCGATTGATACCAGAGAGATTTCCTGATTCCCATAAAGGAAGTTATGGAAAATTGCTTGTTATAGCAGGATCTGCTGAATATCCGGGCGCAGCCGTTTTGACATCTTTGTCGGCCCTGCGGGTTGGTTGCGGATATGTTCATCTTCTAACATGCTCTCCCGCAAATGAGGTAGCAATACAGAGAGAGCCTGGATTGGTGGCAACAGTGGTTGATAAAAAACACTTTTGTGAGCAAGATGTAGCAATTGCTCTGGAGCTATCAAATAATGCAGATGCAGTAGTTATAGGTCCAGGTATTACTTGCAATGATGGTGTGAGAAAGTTCTTAAGTGAATTTTTGGAAAATTTGAAGGTTCCGGTTGTCATAGATGCAGATGGATTGAATTGTCTGGCAAGGGATCTAAATATTCTGGAAAAAATTCAGGTTCCGGCTGTTCTAACACCTCATCCTGCAGAATTTGCACGTTTGACTGGTGAAGATTTATCAGATGTAAAGTACAATTATCTTTTAACAGAAGAGTTTTCGAAAAAATATAATCTGGTGGTTGTTTTGAAAAGTGCAACCACGATAATAAGCACACCAAATGAAACTTTTTTCAATTTGACGGGAAATACCTCTCTTTCAAAAGCGGGTAGTGGAGACATACTTGCAGGTATGATAGGCGGTTTTGCTGCTCAAGGATTAAACCAAAAAGATGCATCCATTTGCAGCGTTTATCTACACGGTCTTGCTTCGGAACATTATAGACACAGGGAAGGATCGATGTTAGTAAGCGAACTTCTGGATTTGATACCAGTTGCGATGGAGGAGGTGTGA
- a CDS encoding glycosyltransferase family 4 protein: MRILLYAEAARLISKSGIGTAYKQQIEALKRAGVDYTCDWEDIYDIAHVNTVGPSSRMVVEHCKKKNIPVIWHVHTTAEDIRNSFIFSNFYARISQKWLKKLYSKADYLIFPTKYTESIIRGYGIQIPGTVLSNGIDTEIFKKNDEKAKQFLKKFGLSKPIVLSVGFPFKRKGIHDFVAVARKMRNYTFVWLGAKITSVLPRDVREMIKNPPQNVIFPGFLDREELVGAYSAADVFFFPTYEENEGIVVLEALSCECPVVVRDIPVYRDWLENGVNCLKGNSNDDFEALIEKLIVDKNLSDKLSREGRKVAFERDLSNIGRALREIYENILGRCTS, translated from the coding sequence GTGAGAATTCTGTTGTATGCCGAAGCTGCAAGGTTAATATCTAAATCTGGTATAGGGACAGCATATAAACAACAAATAGAAGCACTTAAGAGGGCAGGAGTTGACTATACCTGCGATTGGGAAGATATATATGATATTGCCCACGTAAATACGGTTGGACCCAGCTCCAGAATGGTTGTTGAGCACTGTAAAAAAAAGAATATACCGGTTATATGGCATGTTCATACAACTGCTGAGGATATCCGAAATAGTTTTATTTTCAGCAATTTTTATGCTCGGATTTCTCAAAAATGGTTGAAAAAGCTTTATTCAAAGGCAGATTATTTGATTTTCCCAACTAAGTATACAGAATCGATCATCAGGGGTTATGGTATACAAATCCCCGGGACAGTTTTATCCAATGGAATTGACACAGAAATATTTAAGAAAAATGATGAAAAAGCCAAACAATTCCTGAAAAAATTTGGTTTGAGCAAACCCATCGTCCTCTCTGTTGGCTTTCCATTTAAAAGAAAAGGCATACACGATTTTGTGGCCGTTGCTCGTAAAATGAGAAATTACACCTTTGTATGGCTCGGAGCGAAAATAACAAGTGTTCTTCCAAGAGATGTTCGTGAAATGATTAAAAATCCCCCACAAAATGTCATTTTTCCTGGTTTCTTGGATCGCGAAGAACTTGTTGGCGCGTATTCTGCGGCAGATGTTTTTTTCTTTCCAACTTACGAGGAAAACGAAGGAATTGTGGTCCTTGAAGCGCTCTCCTGTGAATGCCCTGTTGTCGTTAGAGATATTCCCGTGTACCGAGATTGGTTAGAAAACGGTGTTAACTGTTTAAAAGGAAACTCGAACGATGATTTCGAGGCACTTATAGAAAAATTAATTGTGGATAAGAATCTCTCGGACAAACTTTCTCGGGAAGGCAGAAAGGTGGCTTTTGAAAGAGACTTGTCGAATATTGGGAGAGCCTTGAGAGAAATTTATGAAAATATCTTAGGGCGGTGCACAAGTTGA
- the dnaA gene encoding chromosomal replication initiator protein DnaA — protein MKSEIIESLKSKLNRRVWESWFGTFDVKEIGPDYVVFQVGNLFIREWLEKKYGSLISKTLRELFGKPMDFRIEHASAKTEEKLDSNEDEPLVKKRPLILTPLNPILTFENFVVGPNNMFAYSTCLEVAKNPGKYNPLFLHGGVGLGKTHLLQAIGHYLFKHEPDMRVIYLTSERFLNELVDSIKKNRVQEFRDKFRNKIDVLLLDDVQFLIGKTGIQTELFHTFNELYNEGKQIVVCSDRDPQQLEKFQDRLVSRFQMGVVTKIEKPDEETCFKIAQKMAQLENAELQEDILKLISKNFSDNLRRLRGALVKLIMYQQISGEKVDLQKAFELLAIQNSYHNKSLPEEKLMNSICEIFGVSQEEILSKSRKKEVALARQIGMYVARNYMGFSLRKVADMFKRSHPTVSHTIQKLEELTNSGNMVIKSQIDRLARCVTGQILDQSV, from the coding sequence ATGAAAAGCGAGATAATAGAATCTTTAAAATCAAAACTTAACCGCCGGGTGTGGGAAAGCTGGTTTGGAACCTTTGATGTGAAAGAAATTGGTCCAGACTATGTAGTTTTTCAGGTTGGAAATCTTTTCATCAGAGAGTGGCTCGAGAAAAAATACGGCTCCCTGATATCTAAAACCTTGCGAGAGTTGTTTGGAAAGCCGATGGATTTTCGAATAGAACACGCCTCAGCAAAGACAGAGGAAAAATTAGATTCCAATGAAGATGAGCCACTCGTTAAAAAACGTCCTTTGATCTTGACACCTTTGAACCCAATTTTAACTTTCGAAAACTTTGTCGTTGGTCCAAACAATATGTTTGCATACAGCACATGCCTCGAGGTTGCTAAAAATCCTGGTAAATATAACCCTCTGTTCCTTCATGGTGGTGTTGGGCTTGGGAAAACGCACCTATTGCAAGCCATAGGGCATTATTTATTCAAGCACGAGCCAGATATGAGAGTAATTTATCTAACCAGTGAAAGATTTTTGAATGAACTGGTTGACTCAATAAAAAAGAACAGAGTTCAAGAATTCAGAGATAAATTCAGGAACAAAATAGACGTGTTATTACTTGACGATGTACAGTTTCTGATAGGAAAAACTGGCATTCAAACAGAGCTTTTCCACACATTCAATGAACTTTACAACGAAGGTAAGCAAATAGTTGTGTGTTCTGACAGAGATCCCCAGCAACTCGAAAAATTCCAAGACAGGCTGGTGTCGAGATTTCAAATGGGCGTGGTAACAAAAATAGAAAAGCCTGATGAAGAAACTTGTTTTAAAATAGCCCAAAAAATGGCACAGCTGGAGAATGCAGAGCTTCAGGAAGATATTTTGAAATTAATATCGAAAAACTTCTCGGATAATCTTAGAAGGCTCCGTGGCGCTCTTGTAAAACTTATAATGTATCAACAGATATCCGGTGAGAAAGTTGACCTGCAAAAAGCCTTTGAGCTGCTAGCAATACAAAATTCGTATCACAACAAATCCCTACCAGAGGAAAAACTGATGAACTCAATCTGCGAAATTTTTGGCGTCTCTCAGGAAGAAATCCTCAGTAAGAGCAGAAAAAAGGAAGTGGCTCTTGCAAGGCAGATTGGCATGTATGTCGCCAGAAATTACATGGGGTTCTCTTTAAGAAAAGTAGCTGACATGTTTAAAAGATCACATCCTACTGTCTCACACACAATACAAAAACTGGAGGAATTAACCAATAGTGGGAACATGGTTATAAAATCCCAGATAGATAGGCTGGCAAGATGTGTCACAGGTCAGATTCTGGACCAATCTGTGTAA